The following proteins come from a genomic window of Iamia sp. SCSIO 61187:
- a CDS encoding ABC transporter permease — translation MTTTLSPAPPTTDGPAASPGAGLVTATLTVAGRTVRQFARTPQLVVVSTVQGAMFLLIFRYVFGGAIQAGGLDYVDFLVPGFLVSSILFTGAGTAAGVAEDTETGVYDRLRSLPIPRVAIVAGRSLADAGLLVWGLGITAALGYAVGFRTGGEAVDVIVAYALIVLFGVAFGWLFITLGLVAGSAQAAQGMALLVFPFTFVSSAYVPVDSMPGWMQAFADHQPVTAMTNAVRSLMHGGPQAVGLDHTTGHWVVLALVWSAALLAVFVPLASWRSATR, via the coding sequence GTGACCACGACCCTCTCCCCCGCACCCCCCACGACCGACGGCCCCGCCGCGTCACCTGGCGCCGGCCTCGTCACCGCCACGCTCACCGTCGCCGGGCGGACCGTGCGGCAGTTCGCCCGCACCCCGCAGCTGGTGGTCGTCAGCACCGTCCAGGGCGCCATGTTCCTGCTCATCTTCCGGTACGTGTTCGGCGGCGCCATCCAGGCCGGCGGGCTGGACTACGTCGACTTCCTCGTCCCCGGCTTCCTCGTCTCGAGCATCCTCTTCACCGGTGCCGGCACCGCCGCCGGGGTCGCCGAGGACACCGAGACCGGGGTCTACGACCGGCTCCGGTCGCTGCCCATCCCCCGGGTGGCCATCGTGGCCGGGCGCTCCCTGGCCGATGCCGGGCTGCTCGTCTGGGGGCTCGGGATCACCGCCGCGCTGGGCTACGCCGTCGGGTTCCGCACCGGCGGCGAGGCCGTCGACGTGATCGTCGCCTACGCCCTGATCGTGCTGTTCGGGGTGGCCTTCGGGTGGCTGTTCATCACCCTGGGCCTGGTGGCCGGGAGCGCCCAGGCGGCACAGGGGATGGCCCTCCTGGTGTTCCCCTTCACCTTCGTGTCGAGCGCCTACGTGCCGGTCGACTCGATGCCGGGGTGGATGCAGGCCTTCGCGGACCACCAGCCGGTCACGGCCATGACCAACGCCGTCCGCTCGCTCATGCACGGCGGCCCGCAGGCCGTCGGGCTCGACCACACGACGGGGCACTGGGTCGTGCTGGCGCTGGTGTGGTCGGCCGCCCTGCTGGCGGTGTTCGTACCCCTGGCGTCGTGGCGCTCGGCGACCCGCTGA
- a CDS encoding LLM class F420-dependent oxidoreductase, giving the protein MAADLKLGLVLGYWFAQPPSGVAEQIATAEDLGFDSVWSAEAYGSDCFTPLAWYGSQTTRLQLGTAVCQMAARTPVATAMSALTLDHLTGGRFILGLGASGPQVVEGWYGQPYPRPLERTREYISVVRDVLAREEPVQIDGKHYQLPRTGEGTTGLGKPLKSITHPLRADLPIYLGAEGPKNVALAAEIADGWLPMFMSPGLDPLYRTSLEEGWGRPGARRGPDDFEVANLVQIVIDDDVEKAADQVRMSLGFYIGGMGAKEVNFHADLFSRMGHADAVEEIQGLFLSGRKEEAIASVPLALVEDVALIGPADKIREDLERWRETCITTLLVAGPPQQMRTIADLVRG; this is encoded by the coding sequence ATGGCTGCTGACCTCAAGCTCGGACTCGTCCTCGGGTACTGGTTCGCCCAGCCCCCGTCAGGGGTCGCCGAGCAGATCGCCACCGCCGAGGACCTGGGCTTCGACTCGGTGTGGTCGGCCGAGGCCTACGGCTCCGACTGCTTCACCCCGCTGGCGTGGTACGGCTCGCAGACCACCCGGCTGCAGCTGGGCACGGCCGTGTGCCAGATGGCGGCCCGCACCCCGGTGGCCACGGCCATGAGCGCCCTGACGCTCGACCACCTGACCGGCGGGCGCTTCATCCTCGGGCTCGGGGCGTCGGGCCCCCAGGTCGTCGAGGGCTGGTACGGACAGCCCTACCCCCGGCCGCTGGAGCGGACGCGGGAGTACATCTCGGTCGTCCGCGACGTCCTGGCGCGCGAGGAGCCCGTCCAGATCGACGGCAAGCACTACCAGCTGCCCCGCACCGGCGAGGGGACGACGGGGCTGGGCAAGCCGCTCAAGTCGATCACCCACCCGCTGCGGGCGGACCTGCCGATCTACCTCGGGGCCGAGGGGCCCAAGAACGTGGCCCTGGCGGCCGAGATCGCCGACGGCTGGCTGCCCATGTTCATGTCGCCCGGTCTCGACCCCCTGTACCGGACGAGCCTGGAGGAGGGGTGGGGCCGGCCCGGCGCCCGGCGCGGGCCCGACGACTTCGAGGTGGCCAACCTGGTCCAGATCGTCATCGACGACGACGTGGAGAAGGCGGCGGACCAGGTCCGCATGTCGCTCGGCTTCTACATCGGGGGCATGGGCGCCAAGGAGGTCAACTTCCACGCCGACCTGTTCAGCCGCATGGGCCACGCCGACGCCGTGGAGGAGATCCAGGGGCTGTTCCTGTCGGGGCGCAAGGAGGAGGCCATCGCCTCGGTCCCCCTCGCGCTCGTCGAGGACGTCGCCCTCATCGGCCCCGCCGACAAGATCCGCGAGGACCTCGAGCGCTGGCGCGAGACGTGCATCACCACCCTCCTCGTGGCCGGCCCGCCCCAGCAGATGAGGACGATCGCCGACCTCGTCCGCGGCTGA
- the bioB gene encoding biotin synthase BioB, giving the protein MSDTLQPVAIGRKPGPAATSRPELTAEEARRAIRAAEGALLDERRMLTPDELAALAHVPDASVPSLASLAHDVRLAWCGPEVEVEGILSAKTGGCPEDCHFCSQSSKFDTPVKATPFLDTEEVLAAARETAALGASEFCIVLAVRGPDERIMQRILDLVPIVREETGLNVAVSAGILDADQARRLAEGGVHRYNHNLETARSYFPSVVTSHSFDERVATCRLVRDNGMELCCGVLLGMGETVDQRLELLAELRTVGPAEVPVNFLKPMAGTPFADRPAVEPLEALRWIALFRLGLPEVILRYAGGREFTLGDLQAMGMTSGINALIIGNYLTYLGRSPADDLKMLDDLRMPIGILGKVI; this is encoded by the coding sequence ATGTCCGACACGCTGCAGCCGGTCGCCATCGGGCGGAAGCCGGGCCCCGCCGCCACCTCGCGCCCGGAGCTCACCGCCGAGGAGGCCCGCCGGGCCATCCGCGCCGCCGAGGGCGCCCTGCTCGACGAGCGGAGGATGCTCACCCCCGACGAGCTGGCCGCCCTGGCCCACGTCCCCGACGCCTCGGTGCCGTCGCTGGCCTCGCTGGCCCACGACGTGCGGCTGGCGTGGTGCGGGCCCGAGGTGGAGGTCGAGGGCATCCTCTCGGCCAAGACCGGTGGCTGCCCCGAGGACTGCCACTTCTGCAGCCAGTCGTCGAAGTTCGACACGCCGGTGAAGGCCACGCCCTTCCTCGACACCGAGGAGGTGCTGGCCGCGGCCCGGGAGACGGCGGCCCTGGGCGCCAGCGAGTTCTGCATCGTGCTGGCCGTGCGCGGCCCCGACGAGCGGATCATGCAGCGCATCCTCGACCTGGTGCCGATCGTGCGGGAGGAGACGGGGCTCAACGTCGCCGTCTCGGCCGGCATCCTCGACGCCGACCAGGCCCGCCGTCTGGCCGAGGGCGGGGTCCACCGCTACAACCACAACCTGGAGACGGCCCGCTCCTACTTCCCGTCGGTCGTCACCAGCCACTCCTTCGACGAGCGGGTCGCCACCTGCCGGCTCGTGCGCGACAACGGCATGGAGCTGTGCTGCGGCGTGCTGCTGGGCATGGGCGAGACGGTGGACCAGCGCCTCGAGCTGCTGGCCGAGCTCCGCACCGTCGGCCCCGCCGAGGTGCCGGTGAACTTCCTCAAGCCCATGGCCGGCACGCCGTTCGCCGACCGCCCCGCGGTCGAGCCGCTGGAGGCGCTGCGCTGGATCGCCCTGTTCCGGCTGGGCCTGCCCGAGGTGATCCTGCGCTACGCCGGGGGCCGCGAGTTCACCCTCGGCGATCTCCAGGCCATGGGCATGACCTCGGGCATCAACGCCCTCATCATCGGCAACTACCTCACGTACCTGGGGCGCAGCCCGGCCGACGACCTCAAGATGCTCGACGACCTCCGCATGCCGATCGGGATCCTCGGCAAGGTCATCTAG
- a CDS encoding ATP-binding cassette domain-containing protein: protein MTPTHAPLIEARGLTTRFGAVTALDHLDLVAEPGRVVALLGPNGAGKTTFVRHVATLARPDAGTLHVAGIDALAHPARVRRCIGLAGQSASVEPAMTGRENLRMVGHLFGLDRGEAARRADAVLDELALTEAGGRLVRTYSGGMRRRLDLGASLVGRPRLLLLDEPTTGLDPRSRSELWAAIRTLVAGGTDVLLTTQYLEEADQLARDVVILDHGRVVASGTPDDLKRRAGADVVEVRPHDPADIPRVLDLLGRVGESEARADDDGTRAAVNAGRGADDLTEAVLALAHEGITVDDVGLRRPTLDEVFLALTGHTSTTPDLIEEPTP, encoded by the coding sequence ATGACACCCACCCACGCCCCCCTCATCGAGGCCCGCGGCCTCACCACCCGCTTCGGCGCCGTCACCGCCCTCGACCACCTGGACCTGGTGGCCGAGCCCGGTCGGGTCGTCGCCCTGCTCGGCCCCAACGGGGCCGGCAAGACGACCTTCGTCCGCCACGTCGCCACCCTGGCCCGGCCGGATGCGGGCACCTTGCACGTCGCCGGCATCGACGCCCTCGCCCACCCCGCCCGGGTCCGCCGGTGCATCGGCCTGGCCGGCCAGTCCGCCTCGGTGGAGCCGGCGATGACCGGCCGGGAGAACCTCCGCATGGTCGGCCACCTCTTCGGCCTCGACCGGGGCGAGGCCGCCCGCCGGGCCGACGCCGTCCTCGACGAGCTCGCCCTGACCGAGGCGGGTGGCCGCCTCGTCCGCACCTACTCCGGGGGCATGCGCCGGCGGCTCGACCTGGGCGCCAGCCTCGTCGGCCGACCCCGGCTCCTGCTGCTCGACGAGCCGACCACCGGGCTGGACCCCCGCAGTCGCAGCGAGCTCTGGGCCGCCATCCGGACCCTCGTCGCCGGCGGCACCGACGTCCTCCTCACCACGCAGTACCTCGAGGAGGCCGACCAGCTCGCCCGCGACGTCGTCATCCTCGACCACGGTCGGGTCGTGGCCAGCGGCACGCCCGACGACCTCAAGCGTCGGGCCGGCGCCGACGTGGTCGAGGTCCGGCCCCACGACCCCGCCGACATCCCCCGCGTCCTCGACCTCCTGGGCCGGGTCGGCGAGAGCGAGGCCCGGGCCGACGACGACGGCACCCGCGCCGCCGTCAACGCCGGGCGCGGCGCCGACGACCTGACCGAGGCGGTCCTCGCCCTGGCCCACGAGGGCATCACCGTCGACGACGTCGGGCTCCGCCGCCCCACCCTCGACGAGGTCTTCCTCGCCCTCACCGGCCACACGTCCACCACCCCCGACCTGATCGAGGAGCCCACCCCGTGA
- a CDS encoding protein kinase has product MPGADTVEIPGYDDLVEIGRGGFAVVYRARQVRLQRLVAVKVLTGTDTSDAALERFERECGAVGALSGHPNVVAVHDAGTTADGRPYLAMELVAGGTLAHRLAEGPLPVDEVLAVGARLADALAAAHAAGVLHRDVKPENVLLSDDGTPKLADFGIAMVADTNNTATGVVLGTVLHAAPEVLTGARATPASDVYSLASTMDALLRGRAAFAGAAGEGPIPVMYRAVHERAPDLRQHGIPDEVARLVEAGMAKDPAARVPDARTFGQRIQAVRDHRAGGQAPTPMPHVVVPAPAVAGATVAAAPPAAVTRTDAGPDRGRAGLVVGLVAALLVLAAVVAGIVVVLTDGDDDQATPTTTTPVASSTEASSTASSSSSSTTTTTTTAPTTTTTSTTTSTTAPTTTTAPVASDEAEAAALIGARYPSWTVVDSTGFRASGAGAVVGEDGAGRRIVFLFGGGRLIGTDTSEPSLGLVVVGVGGNDVRIGYDTWPAGSGPPDPPTGYAEVLLRWPGTDQFLLQEGVFPPTDPATADHR; this is encoded by the coding sequence ATGCCTGGTGCGGACACCGTGGAGATCCCCGGCTACGACGACCTCGTCGAGATCGGTCGTGGCGGGTTCGCCGTGGTCTACCGGGCCCGCCAGGTCCGCCTGCAGCGGCTGGTGGCGGTGAAGGTCCTCACCGGCACCGACACCAGCGACGCCGCCCTCGAGCGCTTCGAGCGGGAGTGCGGGGCCGTCGGCGCCCTGTCGGGGCACCCCAACGTGGTGGCGGTGCACGACGCCGGCACGACCGCCGACGGGCGGCCCTACCTGGCCATGGAGCTGGTGGCCGGGGGCACCCTGGCCCACCGCCTGGCCGAGGGCCCCCTGCCGGTCGACGAGGTGCTCGCCGTCGGCGCCCGCCTGGCCGACGCGCTGGCCGCGGCCCACGCCGCCGGCGTGCTCCACCGGGACGTGAAGCCCGAGAACGTCCTCCTGAGCGACGACGGCACACCCAAGCTGGCCGACTTCGGCATCGCCATGGTCGCCGACACCAACAACACCGCCACCGGCGTCGTGCTGGGCACCGTCCTGCACGCTGCTCCCGAGGTCCTCACCGGGGCCCGGGCCACGCCGGCCTCCGACGTGTACTCCCTGGCCTCCACCATGGACGCCCTCCTCCGCGGCCGGGCCGCCTTCGCCGGCGCCGCGGGCGAGGGGCCCATCCCGGTCATGTACCGCGCCGTGCACGAGCGGGCTCCCGACCTGCGCCAGCACGGCATCCCCGACGAGGTCGCCCGCCTCGTCGAGGCGGGGATGGCCAAGGACCCCGCCGCCCGGGTGCCCGACGCCCGCACCTTCGGCCAGCGCATCCAGGCGGTGCGCGACCACCGGGCCGGCGGTCAGGCCCCGACCCCGATGCCGCACGTGGTGGTCCCGGCGCCGGCGGTGGCGGGCGCGACGGTCGCGGCCGCCCCGCCCGCGGCCGTCACCCGGACCGACGCAGGGCCCGACCGGGGTCGGGCCGGTCTGGTGGTGGGGCTGGTCGCCGCCCTCCTCGTCCTGGCCGCGGTGGTGGCGGGCATCGTCGTCGTGCTCACCGACGGCGACGACGACCAGGCCACCCCGACCACCACCACACCGGTCGCCAGCTCGACCGAGGCGTCCTCCACGGCGTCGTCGTCCAGCTCGTCCACCACCACGACCACGACCACCGCGCCGACCACGACCACCACCTCCACGACGACCTCCACCACCGCGCCGACGACGACCACCGCGCCGGTGGCGAGCGACGAGGCCGAGGCGGCGGCGCTGATCGGCGCTCGCTACCCGAGCTGGACCGTCGTCGACTCCACCGGGTTCCGGGCCAGCGGGGCCGGCGCCGTCGTCGGCGAGGACGGCGCCGGCAGGCGCATCGTGTTCCTCTTCGGGGGTGGCCGGCTGATCGGCACCGACACCAGCGAGCCGAGCCTCGGCCTGGTGGTGGTCGGCGTCGGGGGGAACGACGTCCGCATCGGCTACGACACCTGGCCCGCCGGCTCGGGTCCGCCCGATCCGCCCACGGGGTACGCCGAGGTCCTGCTCCGCTGGCCCGGCACCGACCAGTTCCTGCTCCAGGAGGGCGTGTTCCCGCCCACCGACCCCGCGACGGCCGACCACCGGTAG
- a CDS encoding 3'-5' exonuclease, producing the protein MTRRPVVYGLDIETDTTADGLDPRVARVVTVALSLPGHDEIFSGRESTILFDLDERLRALAPGVLATWNGAAFDLPFLAHRAGVHQLDLGLRLLRDPTIRIRDPLPGLAGGFRGAWHRHAHLDAYRMYRGDVGPVLRVSCSLKSIARLVGLAPVEVDRTRIHDLSREALHAYASSDARLARVLTERRMPGAARFIDRLDPPESGTTAIA; encoded by the coding sequence ATGACACGGCGACCTGTCGTCTACGGACTCGACATCGAGACCGACACGACTGCGGACGGGCTCGACCCCCGAGTCGCCCGTGTGGTGACCGTCGCCCTCTCCCTCCCGGGTCACGACGAGATCTTCAGCGGGCGGGAGTCGACGATCCTGTTCGACCTCGACGAACGGCTGCGGGCGCTGGCCCCCGGCGTGCTGGCCACCTGGAACGGGGCCGCCTTCGACCTGCCGTTCCTCGCCCACCGGGCCGGCGTCCACCAGCTCGACCTCGGCCTGCGGCTGCTGCGGGACCCGACGATCCGGATCCGCGACCCGCTCCCCGGCCTGGCCGGCGGGTTCCGGGGGGCCTGGCACCGCCACGCCCACCTCGACGCCTACCGGATGTACCGGGGCGACGTCGGGCCGGTGCTGCGGGTGTCGTGCTCGCTCAAGTCGATCGCCCGCCTCGTCGGCCTGGCCCCGGTCGAGGTCGACCGGACGCGGATCCACGACCTCTCCCGCGAGGCGCTCCACGCCTACGCCTCCTCCGACGCCCGGCTCGCCCGCGTGCTGACCGAGCGCCGCATGCCCGGTGCCGCCCGCTTCATCGACCGGCTCGACCCTCCCGAGAGCGGCACGACGGCCATCGCCTGA
- a CDS encoding WhiB family transcriptional regulator has protein sequence MTTHDRSDTALDIPETADRPRWMAEAICSGHTELFFAPHAERPPARLRREAAARQVCMRCPVRIDCRDHARAHLEYGLWGGESEAERAAAGYAVPAPIGGRVAEAV, from the coding sequence GTGACCACGCACGACCGCTCGGACACCGCACTCGACATCCCGGAGACGGCCGATCGCCCGCGGTGGATGGCCGAGGCCATCTGCTCCGGCCACACCGAGCTGTTCTTCGCCCCCCACGCCGAGCGCCCCCCCGCCCGCCTGCGGCGCGAGGCCGCCGCCCGGCAGGTCTGCATGCGCTGCCCGGTGCGGATCGACTGCCGGGACCACGCCCGCGCCCACCTCGAGTACGGGCTCTGGGGCGGCGAGAGCGAGGCCGAGCGGGCCGCCGCCGGCTACGCCGTCCCCGCCCCCATCGGCGGCCGGGTCGCCGAGGCGGTCTGA
- a CDS encoding PhoH family protein — protein MGGGDRPSPSAGAPVLRRRHRRPPPGGPVPDLTSASTRPRTHVLDTSVLLADPACLARFAEHEVVLPVVVLSELEAKRNHPELGWAAREALRALERLRLAHGSLIEALPVNDAGGTLRVELNHQDTRSLPPALTADNNDHRILAVARNLADEGRDVVVVTKDLPLRLKASIVGLDADEYRNEQARDTGWTGFVELDAGADAIDELFEEKVVDLAAARDLPCHAGVALTNGSQSALGRVHPDKRVHLITGDRSVFDVRGRSAEQRVAIDLLADPDVGIVSLGGRAGTGKSVLALAAGLEAVLEQGTHTRVMVFRPLYAVGGQDLGFLPGDRDEKMGPWGAAVVDALHALAGREVVEEVLARDLLEVLPLTHIRGRSLTDAFVVIDEAQNLERGVLLTALSRLGEGSRVVLTHDVGQRDNLRVGRHDGITSVIERLTGHPLFAHVTLARAERSAVAALVTSVLEGSGD, from the coding sequence ATGGGCGGCGGTGACCGACCATCCCCGTCGGCGGGGGCTCCCGTCCTCCGTCGACGCCACCGACGCCCACCGCCGGGAGGGCCCGTGCCCGATCTGACCTCTGCCTCGACGCGCCCGCGCACCCACGTGCTGGACACCTCCGTGCTGCTCGCCGACCCCGCCTGCCTGGCGCGGTTCGCCGAGCACGAGGTGGTCCTGCCCGTGGTGGTGCTGAGCGAGCTCGAGGCCAAGCGCAACCACCCCGAGCTGGGGTGGGCCGCCCGGGAGGCGCTGCGCGCCCTCGAGCGGCTGCGCCTGGCCCACGGCTCGCTGATCGAGGCGCTCCCCGTGAACGACGCCGGCGGCACCCTGCGGGTCGAGCTGAACCACCAGGACACCCGGTCGCTGCCGCCGGCGCTCACCGCCGACAACAACGACCACCGCATCCTCGCCGTGGCCCGGAACCTGGCCGACGAGGGCCGCGACGTCGTCGTCGTCACCAAGGACCTGCCCCTCCGGCTCAAGGCGAGCATCGTGGGCCTCGACGCCGACGAGTACCGCAACGAGCAGGCCCGCGACACCGGCTGGACCGGGTTCGTCGAGCTCGACGCCGGCGCCGACGCCATCGACGAGCTCTTCGAGGAGAAGGTGGTCGACCTGGCCGCGGCCCGAGACCTCCCGTGCCACGCCGGGGTGGCCCTGACCAACGGGTCGCAGTCGGCGCTGGGCCGGGTCCACCCCGACAAGCGGGTCCACCTCATCACCGGCGACCGCTCCGTGTTCGACGTCCGGGGCCGCAGCGCCGAGCAGCGGGTCGCCATCGACCTCCTGGCCGACCCCGACGTGGGCATCGTCAGCCTCGGGGGTCGGGCCGGCACCGGCAAGAGCGTGCTGGCCCTGGCCGCGGGGCTCGAGGCGGTGCTCGAGCAGGGCACCCACACGCGGGTGATGGTCTTCCGGCCCCTGTACGCCGTCGGTGGCCAGGACCTCGGCTTCCTCCCCGGTGACCGCGACGAGAAGATGGGCCCGTGGGGGGCCGCCGTGGTCGACGCCCTCCACGCCCTCGCCGGCCGTGAGGTCGTCGAGGAGGTGCTGGCCCGCGACCTGCTCGAGGTCCTCCCCCTCACCCACATCCGGGGCCGGAGCCTCACCGACGCCTTCGTCGTGATCGACGAGGCCCAGAACCTCGAGCGGGGTGTCCTCCTGACCGCCCTGTCCCGTCTGGGCGAGGGCAGCCGGGTCGTGCTGACCCACGACGTGGGCCAGCGCGACAACCTCCGGGTGGGCCGCCACGACGGCATCACGTCGGTGATCGAGCGGCTCACCGGCCACCCCCTCTTCGCCCACGTGACCCTGGCCCGGGCCGAGCGCAGCGCGGTCGCCGCCCTGGTCACGAGCGTGCTGGAGGGCAGCGGCGACTGA
- a CDS encoding PadR family transcriptional regulator, translating to MAPWRRSNPLALAVLCCLYERPMHPYEVAQTLRSRQKHESIRLNYGSLYGIVENLERGRLIAARETVREGKRPERTVYAITERGVRELVDWMSELVATPVKEYPQFEAALSLIHALPPDVAGDLLAQRVVNLDLILTQKRAALAATAAQGLPRLFVLETEYAIAMLAAERDLTDEIARAVADGTLDGIDEWRSWFASDSTAFDPEGAHVDDADGGPARSGVRAPWSDAAADRRQALAQVEDAVARTREEADELRVQAKRTKAAAKDVKAAAKAAVPRRSRRRPSDA from the coding sequence GTGGCTCCCTGGCGCCGGTCGAACCCCCTGGCCCTGGCCGTGCTGTGCTGCCTCTACGAGCGGCCCATGCACCCCTACGAGGTGGCCCAGACGCTCCGGAGCCGGCAGAAGCACGAGAGCATCCGGCTCAACTACGGGTCCCTGTACGGGATCGTCGAGAACCTCGAGCGGGGCCGGCTCATCGCGGCGCGGGAGACCGTGCGGGAGGGCAAGCGACCCGAGCGCACGGTCTACGCCATCACCGAGCGCGGGGTCCGCGAGCTCGTCGACTGGATGTCGGAGCTGGTGGCCACCCCGGTCAAGGAGTACCCGCAGTTCGAGGCGGCGCTGTCGCTCATCCACGCCCTCCCGCCCGACGTGGCCGGCGACCTGCTGGCCCAGCGGGTCGTGAACCTGGACCTGATCCTCACCCAGAAGCGGGCCGCCCTCGCCGCCACCGCGGCCCAGGGCCTGCCCCGCCTGTTCGTGCTGGAGACCGAGTACGCCATCGCCATGCTCGCCGCCGAGCGGGACCTCACCGACGAGATCGCCCGCGCCGTGGCCGACGGGACGCTCGACGGGATCGACGAGTGGCGGAGCTGGTTCGCGTCCGACTCGACGGCGTTCGACCCCGAGGGCGCCCACGTCGACGATGCCGACGGGGGACCGGCCCGCTCGGGCGTGCGGGCGCCGTGGTCCGACGCCGCCGCCGACCGCCGCCAGGCCCTGGCCCAGGTCGAAGATGCCGTCGCCCGGACCCGAGAGGAGGCCGACGAGCTGCGGGTCCAGGCCAAGCGGACCAAGGCCGCGGCCAAGGACGTCAAGGCGGCGGCCAAGGCAGCCGTTCCCCGACGCAGCCGGAGGCGCCCCTCGGACGCCTAG